The genomic region GGTTTTGCCCAAATCAACCTCTATGAATAGATCACTTTTACTCTGCCTGTTCTTCTTCGCTTTTGTTAAGTTGAACGCACAGCAAATCACTGAAAAGAACACTGATAGTCTTTATTTCCAGGGACTCGAACTCTACCAAAATAAACAATATCAAGAGTCCTTACAATACACTAACCGGGGATTACAACTTGCTTCAGAATATCATGATATCAGAATATTAAGAGTTCGGAATTTATGGGCACTAGATAGTATTGATAAGGCTACTACAGATCTTGAATTCCTAATGCAGAATGCCCAGGATTACCCGGGTGTTAGAGAACTCACCGTTCGCCATACCAAATTATTAAAGGATCCTGAAGAGGCTCTGGCTTACCTTGAACAACTGGAAAAAACACAGAGTTTAAGTGCGAATATGCTTATTCTTAAATCTGAACTTTTACTTCAGAATAAGGATAAAAAAGCCTCCAGAGAGATCGCTTTAGACCTTTTCAATAATCGTGAACTGGATCAAAACAAGCGATATGTCCTTCAGAATATATTAAAGAGAACGATTAGGGATGAGATTGGGGTAAATTACCAGTACATCTATTTTAGCGATGAATATAATCGTGAGAACTGGCAAACCATTAGTCCGGAATTTCAGCATTATTTCAACAGCAGTGCAGTGATCGCCCGGGTCAATTATACAGATCGTGGTTATGACCAAAGTACTTTATATGAGCTGGAATCTTACCCTGTTTTCAGCAATAAAGTTTATGCATTTTTAAACCTGGGAATTTCAGATGGAACTCTATTTCCAGACCTGAGAACCAGTGCCTCTCTATTTGTCAATATCTTCTCGATCTTT from Christiangramia sp. OXR-203 harbors:
- a CDS encoding YaiO family outer membrane beta-barrel protein, giving the protein MNRSLLLCLFFFAFVKLNAQQITEKNTDSLYFQGLELYQNKQYQESLQYTNRGLQLASEYHDIRILRVRNLWALDSIDKATTDLEFLMQNAQDYPGVRELTVRHTKLLKDPEEALAYLEQLEKTQSLSANMLILKSELLLQNKDKKASREIALDLFNNRELDQNKRYVLQNILKRTIRDEIGVNYQYIYFSDEYNRENWQTISPEFQHYFNSSAVIARVNYTDRGYDQSTLYELESYPVFSNKVYAFLNLGISDGTLFPDLRTSASLFVNIFSIFELETGARLLHFSDEDYYSGILGLTMYKGKFYINSRVFLGPEINDQLTQNYQLNVRYYLNNADNFFFLRLGTGISPDETTIFTQVQENPSLEAYYSNLGLNFTIGPHHIFQVGGGYLFEDITSNRQGDQFIGNVGYRYRF